A window of the Parabacteroides merdae ATCC 43184 genome harbors these coding sequences:
- a CDS encoding formate--tetrahydrofolate ligase — protein sequence MKSDIEIAREVSLRKIKEIATGLGIPREEVQNYGRYIAKIPIHLIDEEKIRQHNLILVTAITPTKAGIGKTTVSIGLALGLNKIGKKAVVALREPSLGPCFGMKGGAAGGGYSQVLPMENINLHFTGDFHAVTSAHNMITALLDNYIYQTRNTCEGLKEIKWKRVLDVNDRSLRNIVSGLGGSANGVPTETGFDITPASEIMAILCLATDIEDLKRRIGNILLGYTNDDKPFTVNDLGVAGAITVLLKDALLPNLVQTTENTAAFVHGGPFANIAHGCNSVLATKMALTYGDYVITEAGFGADLGAEKFFDIKCRKAGLTPKLTVIVATAQSLKLHGGVPENKIKEQNIEGMKNGFENLDKHVENMKRFGQEVIVTFNRYASDTDEEIALVAEHCREIGVGFCMNNVFAAGGEGGAELAKLVVDTIEKKPSTPLKYIYEDDESIRSKIKKVSEQIYGAASVVYTTLADKKIKQIESLGISHYPICIAKTQYSFSSDPKAYGVAKNFELKVRDIIINNGAEMIVVIMGEIMRMPGLPKDPQAKRIDIVDGVIEGLS from the coding sequence ATGAAATCAGACATAGAAATTGCAAGAGAGGTTTCTCTGCGCAAGATAAAAGAAATCGCGACCGGATTAGGTATCCCTCGTGAAGAAGTTCAGAATTACGGCAGATACATCGCCAAGATACCTATCCATCTGATCGACGAAGAGAAGATCAGACAACACAATCTTATCCTGGTTACAGCCATCACTCCTACGAAAGCGGGTATCGGTAAGACGACCGTTTCAATCGGGCTGGCTTTAGGATTGAACAAAATCGGTAAAAAGGCGGTCGTTGCCTTGCGCGAACCATCATTGGGTCCATGCTTCGGCATGAAGGGCGGAGCTGCCGGAGGCGGATACTCGCAGGTGTTGCCGATGGAAAACATCAACCTGCATTTTACGGGGGATTTCCATGCGGTTACTTCTGCCCACAATATGATCACGGCATTGCTGGACAATTACATCTACCAGACGCGTAATACCTGTGAAGGTCTGAAAGAAATCAAATGGAAACGCGTACTAGACGTGAACGACCGCAGCCTGCGCAACATTGTTTCCGGCTTGGGCGGATCGGCCAACGGTGTACCGACGGAGACAGGTTTTGACATCACACCCGCTTCGGAAATCATGGCGATCCTTTGCCTGGCAACGGACATCGAAGACTTGAAACGCCGTATCGGCAACATCCTGTTGGGATATACGAACGATGACAAGCCTTTCACTGTAAACGATCTCGGTGTGGCCGGAGCGATCACGGTATTGCTGAAAGACGCTCTCCTGCCCAACCTGGTGCAAACAACCGAAAACACGGCCGCATTCGTACACGGAGGCCCATTCGCCAACATCGCACACGGCTGCAACTCCGTTCTGGCGACCAAGATGGCGCTGACGTATGGCGATTACGTCATTACAGAGGCTGGCTTCGGTGCCGACCTAGGAGCTGAAAAGTTCTTCGACATCAAATGCCGCAAAGCCGGACTGACACCGAAACTGACAGTTATCGTGGCGACAGCCCAGAGCTTGAAGCTGCATGGAGGCGTACCGGAAAACAAGATCAAGGAACAGAATATCGAAGGGATGAAAAACGGTTTCGAGAATCTGGACAAACATGTCGAGAACATGAAACGCTTCGGCCAGGAAGTGATCGTGACTTTCAACAGGTACGCATCCGATACGGACGAGGAAATCGCACTGGTCGCAGAACATTGCCGCGAGATCGGTGTTGGTTTCTGTATGAACAACGTATTTGCTGCCGGTGGCGAAGGAGGTGCCGAACTCGCGAAACTGGTGGTCGACACGATCGAAAAGAAACCTTCCACCCCGCTAAAATACATCTACGAGGACGACGAATCTATCCGTAGCAAGATAAAAAAGGTGTCCGAACAGATCTATGGAGCAGCCTCTGTTGTCTATACGACATTGGCGGACAAGAAAATCAAGCAGATCGAAAGTCTCGGAATCTCCCACTATCCGATCTGCATCGCCAAGACGCAGTATTCGTTCTCTTCCGATCCGAAAGCCTACGGGGTAGCCAAGAATTTCGAGTTGAAAGTGCGCGATATCATCATCAACAACGGTGCAGAGATGATCGTTGTCATCATGGGCGAGATCATGCGCATGCCGGGACTGCCGAAAGACCCGCAGGCAAAACGTATCGACATCGTGGACGGCGTGATTGAAGGGTTGAGCTAA
- a CDS encoding precorrin-2 C(20)-methyltransferase, with product MSYPICFVSLGPGDPELITLKGLKKLRQADIIYCPATISKSGQLLSRAARIIEELEIEKSVVQFFTLPMSKDRTEVWKVYDTLYEKAISARDKEKKVVIVAEGDAGFYSSIQYIYDKFKENRIEVERTAGIPAFIAAGALAGLHIVKQEEQIIVIPGMLTAEELSKKIKTGNVIVIMKLSQCVEAVHTCIRLHPETNFHYFENVGTGEEFYTSDRKQIQRKIFPYFSLMIIQ from the coding sequence ATGTCGTACCCCATCTGCTTCGTATCGCTCGGTCCGGGAGACCCCGAACTGATCACCTTGAAAGGCTTGAAAAAACTCCGACAGGCCGATATCATCTATTGCCCCGCCACCATAAGCAAAAGCGGACAACTACTCTCCCGTGCGGCCCGTATTATCGAAGAACTGGAAATCGAGAAATCTGTAGTCCAGTTCTTCACGCTCCCGATGAGCAAAGACCGGACCGAAGTCTGGAAAGTCTACGATACCTTGTATGAAAAGGCCATATCCGCCAGGGATAAAGAGAAAAAGGTGGTCATTGTGGCGGAAGGCGATGCAGGGTTCTATTCTTCCATACAGTATATATACGACAAATTCAAAGAGAACCGCATCGAAGTGGAACGAACCGCCGGAATACCAGCTTTCATTGCAGCGGGTGCTTTAGCCGGCTTGCATATTGTCAAGCAGGAAGAACAAATCATCGTCATACCCGGAATGCTGACGGCGGAAGAATTGTCGAAAAAGATCAAGACCGGTAATGTGATCGTCATCATGAAGCTGTCCCAATGTGTGGAGGCCGTCCATACCTGCATCCGGTTGCATCCGGAAACGAACTTCCATTATTTTGAGAATGTCGGGACCGGAGAAGAGTTTTACACCTCCGACCGGAAACAAATCCAGAGGAAAATATTCCCATACTTTTCCCTTATGATCATCCAATAG
- a CDS encoding ABC transporter substrate-binding protein, with amino-acid sequence MKKCLAGCCLLMSLCVASSCTTKNNQRTDKVETTEESAFSGVHIVPEYARGFVLSYRSGYVLLDIQDPQNEESTTFHYALVRRGTKPSGIPGSYTVIETPIRSVVCMTSLQLSNFIKMGELDKVVGVTSTRHLFNREMNERLKSGKTAKIGIEGNFDNEVIMSMNPDLILVSPFKRGGYETLKDVGIPLIPHLGYKEMTPLGQAEWVKFVGLLVGQEQKANETFDAIAARYNELKELTAEGKVKKRPVVLSGEMRGGNWYAVGGESFLAQLFKDAGADYFLKNDKRSGGVTLDFETVYNQGDEADYWRIVNSYPGTFSYEALKEQDPRYADFRAFREKGIIYCNMKDTPFYESMPTEPEVVLADLLHIFHPDLLPDHTPVYYARLK; translated from the coding sequence ATGAAAAAATGCCTGGCAGGATGCTGCCTACTTATGTCGTTGTGTGTCGCATCCTCGTGTACGACCAAAAACAATCAACGGACCGATAAGGTGGAAACGACGGAAGAAAGCGCGTTTTCTGGTGTCCATATTGTACCCGAGTATGCCCGTGGTTTCGTATTATCCTATCGGAGCGGGTATGTCTTGCTGGATATCCAGGACCCGCAGAATGAGGAAAGTACGACTTTTCATTATGCGCTTGTCAGGAGAGGAACGAAACCGTCCGGCATCCCCGGATCGTATACTGTGATCGAGACACCCATCAGAAGTGTTGTCTGTATGACATCTTTGCAGTTGTCCAATTTTATCAAGATGGGCGAACTGGACAAGGTCGTAGGGGTGACCAGTACCCGGCATCTGTTCAATAGGGAGATGAACGAACGTCTCAAGAGCGGGAAGACCGCCAAAATCGGCATAGAAGGGAATTTCGACAACGAGGTGATCATGAGTATGAACCCAGACCTGATCCTTGTTTCGCCTTTTAAACGGGGCGGATATGAGACCTTGAAGGATGTCGGTATCCCATTGATCCCACATTTAGGCTATAAGGAGATGACGCCGTTGGGACAGGCGGAATGGGTGAAGTTCGTCGGCCTGTTGGTAGGACAGGAGCAAAAGGCAAACGAGACATTCGACGCTATCGCGGCCCGTTACAATGAATTGAAGGAGCTGACGGCGGAAGGAAAAGTGAAGAAACGCCCGGTCGTGTTGAGCGGCGAGATGCGGGGCGGTAACTGGTATGCCGTAGGAGGGGAGAGCTTTCTCGCCCAACTTTTCAAGGACGCCGGTGCTGACTATTTCCTCAAAAACGACAAACGTTCGGGAGGTGTGACACTTGATTTCGAAACTGTCTACAACCAGGGTGACGAAGCCGATTACTGGCGCATTGTGAACAGCTATCCGGGTACGTTCAGCTATGAGGCATTGAAGGAGCAGGACCCGCGTTATGCCGATTTCCGTGCCTTCAGAGAGAAAGGGATCATCTATTGCAACATGAAAGATACGCCTTTTTACGAAAGTATGCCGACCGAGCCGGAAGTCGTACTGGCCGACCTGCTGCATATATTCCATCCGGACCTGCTGCCCGATCATACACCTGTTTATTATGCACGGCTCAAATAA
- a CDS encoding iron ABC transporter permease, producing the protein MRHSTTFLMSLIVASILVLMFLNLVLGSVSIPLKSVWNIICGLGDEPVTWQNIVWKSRLPQALTALVAGAGLAISGLQMQTVFRNPLAGPSVLGISSGASMGVAFVVLLSGSLGGVALSKLGFMGEIALSIAAVIGSLSVMALIVYVSQKVKGNVTLLIIGVMIGYVANAVIGVLKFFSVEEDIRAYVIWGLGSFSRVSGNQMMLFVAIMAILIPLSFLLIKTLNLMLLGDGYARNLGLNIKRARLLVITSAGVLTAIVTAYCGPVIFLGLAVPHLCRAIFQTSDHRVLMPAVLFAGAALALVCNLIARMPGFEGALPVNSVTALIGAPVVASVLFRKRKNELNE; encoded by the coding sequence ATGAGACATTCCACTACTTTTCTGATGTCGCTCATCGTAGCGTCTATCCTGGTCCTGATGTTCCTGAATTTGGTGTTAGGGTCGGTGTCTATCCCGTTGAAGTCTGTCTGGAACATTATTTGCGGACTGGGAGACGAGCCGGTGACCTGGCAGAATATCGTCTGGAAATCACGTCTTCCGCAGGCATTGACAGCTTTGGTGGCGGGAGCGGGCCTGGCGATAAGCGGCTTGCAGATGCAGACTGTTTTCCGGAATCCACTGGCGGGACCTTCTGTGCTGGGGATCAGCTCCGGTGCGAGCATGGGCGTGGCCTTTGTGGTACTGCTGAGCGGTAGCCTCGGAGGGGTTGCGCTTAGTAAATTGGGGTTTATGGGAGAAATCGCGCTTTCGATAGCAGCCGTGATCGGTTCGCTCTCGGTGATGGCGTTAATCGTATATGTGTCGCAGAAGGTGAAAGGGAACGTGACGCTGCTGATCATCGGCGTGATGATCGGCTACGTGGCGAATGCGGTGATCGGCGTGCTGAAGTTCTTCAGCGTGGAGGAGGATATTCGCGCCTATGTGATCTGGGGGTTAGGCAGCTTCTCACGTGTTTCCGGCAACCAGATGATGCTGTTTGTTGCGATCATGGCGATTCTGATCCCTTTGTCGTTCCTGTTGATCAAGACGTTGAACCTGATGCTGCTTGGCGACGGCTATGCCCGTAACTTGGGATTGAACATCAAGCGGGCACGTCTTTTGGTGATCACCTCGGCAGGAGTGCTGACGGCGATCGTGACGGCCTATTGTGGACCGGTCATCTTTCTTGGCCTGGCCGTCCCGCACCTGTGCCGGGCCATTTTTCAAACATCCGACCATAGGGTCCTGATGCCTGCCGTCCTGTTTGCCGGTGCCGCATTGGCACTCGTCTGCAACTTGATTGCCCGGATGCCCGGCTTCGAAGGGGCTTTGCCGGTCAATTCGGTGACTGCCCTAATCGGTGCTCCGGTAGTGGCCTCCGTTCTATTCCGTAAACGTAAAAACGAACTGAACGAATGA
- a CDS encoding ABC transporter ATP-binding protein yields MRQDTIHINDLSIGYRTKNDTKLVASHIQARIYSGELTCLLGANGVGKSTLLRTLSAFQPKLGGEIAVLGRDMDSYSDKELSTTIGVVLTEKCDIRNMSVRELVEMGRSPYTGFWGRLDKEDKQVVEESIALVRIENLASRMVHTLSDGERQKVMIAKALAQETPVIFLDEPTAFLDFPSKVEIMQLLHHLTRSTNKTIFLSTHDLELALQIADKIWLMDRTNGITPGTPEDLALSGHLSGFFARKGIVFDTETGLFRIDNRYSKEIRLIGHGQKYAMVRKALQRNGIRADRHVESPVWIETGDLSVGSAFLIHHLDGRTLAADTIESLLQELSV; encoded by the coding sequence ATGAGACAAGATACGATTCATATAAACGATCTCTCTATCGGTTATCGGACAAAGAATGATACCAAGTTGGTGGCGAGCCATATACAGGCCCGGATTTATAGTGGAGAATTAACCTGCCTCTTAGGAGCGAACGGAGTCGGGAAGTCGACGCTTCTGCGCACGCTGTCGGCTTTCCAGCCGAAGCTGGGAGGCGAGATCGCCGTCTTGGGACGTGATATGGACAGTTATTCGGACAAGGAACTGAGCACGACGATCGGTGTGGTCCTGACGGAGAAGTGTGACATCCGGAATATGTCCGTGCGGGAATTGGTCGAGATGGGACGCAGTCCCTACACCGGTTTTTGGGGACGGTTGGACAAGGAGGACAAGCAGGTCGTGGAAGAATCGATCGCCTTGGTACGGATTGAGAACCTGGCCTCCCGCATGGTGCACACCCTGTCGGACGGAGAACGGCAGAAGGTCATGATCGCCAAGGCACTGGCTCAGGAAACACCTGTTATCTTTCTGGACGAGCCGACTGCTTTCCTCGATTTTCCGAGCAAGGTGGAGATCATGCAATTGCTCCACCATCTGACGCGAAGCACGAACAAGACGATTTTCCTCTCCACGCACGATCTCGAACTGGCGCTCCAGATCGCCGACAAGATTTGGCTGATGGACCGGACGAACGGGATTACGCCTGGTACGCCCGAAGACCTCGCCCTGAGCGGCCACTTGAGCGGTTTCTTCGCCCGCAAGGGAATCGTGTTCGACACGGAGACCGGCTTGTTCCGCATCGATAACCGGTATTCGAAAGAAATACGCCTGATCGGGCATGGACAGAAATATGCGATGGTCCGCAAGGCACTCCAGCGGAACGGTATACGTGCCGATCGGCATGTGGAGTCGCCTGTATGGATCGAGACGGGCGATCTGTCTGTCGGTTCCGCATTCCTGATCCACCATCTTGACGGACGTACGCTGGCGGCCGATACCATAGAATCTCTCTTGCAGGAGCTTTCTGTTTGA
- the cbiD gene encoding cobalt-precorrin-5B (C(1))-methyltransferase CbiD — translation MILILGGTTEGRKAVQVVESAGKPYYYSTVGNEQAIEAVHAIRLTGGMDEEKMAQFCREKKISLLVDAAHPFAIRLHRTLAKVSSRLRIPVVRLERQYPAHDKRLIWCTDYAAAIDRLRADGICNLLALTGVKTIAKLRPYWEQTPCWFRILNRKESLSLAESDGFPKERIIFFHEGEDEKKLLDQLHPDAVLTKESGESGYFKEKVEAAQACGIPVYVIQRPPLPDSFTFVQGMEGLRKAIERLAPGFFPLRSGFTTGTCATAAAKAALVALLNRTEQTVSCITLPSGEKIMLPVAATEWADNAALCTVIKDSGDDPDVTNGCSVIARIELQAGQSPTPAFLFRAGEGVGTVTLPGLGLEIGGPAINATPRRLITGELTTILEENGLSGKIKEVVVTISVPGGKELAARTFNPKLGIIGGISIIGTSGIVRPFSNDAFLASIRKEAEVAKAIGCSRLVINSGAKSERFLKGYLSERLSEELPPQMFVHYGNFIGKTLKIAAELQFDEVVMGIMIGKAVKLAEGALDTHSKKVVMNKAFLKELAAKAGCKPESVQKIDSLTLARELWELFSKTEQQSFFPLLLQKCREHCTPLLPNGKLSVLLISESGKITFQA, via the coding sequence ATGATACTGATCTTAGGAGGAACAACCGAAGGCCGCAAGGCCGTACAAGTCGTCGAGAGCGCTGGCAAACCCTACTACTACTCGACAGTCGGCAACGAACAGGCGATAGAAGCCGTTCATGCCATTCGCCTCACCGGTGGTATGGACGAAGAAAAGATGGCACAATTCTGCCGCGAGAAAAAAATCTCGTTGCTAGTCGATGCCGCCCACCCTTTCGCCATCCGATTGCATCGGACGCTTGCAAAGGTTTCCTCCCGTCTCCGGATTCCGGTCGTCCGGTTGGAAAGGCAATACCCCGCACATGACAAGCGGTTGATATGGTGCACGGATTATGCCGCCGCCATCGACCGCCTACGTGCGGACGGGATCTGCAACCTATTGGCCCTGACAGGCGTCAAGACCATTGCGAAACTGCGTCCTTACTGGGAGCAGACGCCCTGCTGGTTCCGTATCCTGAACCGGAAAGAGTCTCTTTCGCTGGCTGAATCCGACGGATTCCCAAAGGAACGGATTATTTTTTTCCATGAAGGAGAAGACGAGAAGAAGCTGCTGGACCAGCTTCATCCAGATGCCGTACTGACAAAGGAAAGTGGGGAAAGCGGATATTTCAAGGAAAAGGTCGAAGCAGCACAAGCCTGCGGCATTCCCGTTTATGTCATACAACGCCCTCCCCTGCCTGACAGTTTCACTTTTGTGCAAGGCATGGAAGGACTTCGTAAAGCCATCGAACGCCTCGCTCCCGGCTTCTTCCCGCTCCGGAGCGGTTTCACGACCGGCACATGTGCTACGGCTGCCGCCAAAGCCGCCTTAGTCGCCCTCCTGAACCGAACGGAACAAACCGTTAGTTGCATCACGCTCCCTTCCGGGGAAAAGATCATGCTCCCTGTCGCCGCTACCGAATGGGCGGACAACGCCGCCCTATGCACGGTTATAAAGGACTCCGGCGACGATCCGGACGTGACAAACGGCTGTTCCGTTATCGCCCGTATCGAGTTACAGGCTGGGCAATCCCCTACCCCCGCCTTCCTGTTCCGGGCTGGTGAAGGAGTAGGAACGGTGACGCTTCCCGGCCTCGGCCTCGAAATTGGAGGACCAGCCATCAACGCCACTCCCCGCCGTCTGATTACTGGAGAATTGACAACAATACTGGAGGAAAACGGCCTGTCCGGCAAGATAAAGGAGGTGGTCGTCACGATCTCCGTTCCGGGAGGGAAAGAGTTAGCTGCCCGGACATTCAATCCGAAGTTGGGAATCATCGGCGGAATCTCGATCATCGGGACATCCGGCATCGTACGCCCTTTCTCGAACGATGCCTTTCTCGCCTCGATCCGGAAAGAAGCCGAAGTTGCAAAAGCAATAGGATGTTCTCGCCTCGTCATCAACTCAGGAGCGAAAAGTGAACGTTTCCTGAAAGGCTACCTGTCGGAACGGCTGTCGGAAGAACTTCCTCCGCAAATGTTTGTGCACTACGGGAACTTCATCGGAAAGACACTGAAAATAGCTGCCGAACTGCAATTTGACGAAGTCGTCATGGGAATCATGATTGGCAAAGCCGTCAAACTAGCGGAAGGAGCACTGGATACGCACAGCAAAAAGGTCGTCATGAACAAAGCCTTTCTGAAAGAATTGGCTGCAAAGGCGGGTTGCAAACCAGAGTCCGTACAAAAAATAGATTCCCTGACGCTGGCCAGAGAACTATGGGAACTGTTCAGCAAGACCGAACAACAAAGTTTCTTCCCACTTCTGTTACAGAAATGCCGAGAGCATTGTACCCCCTTGCTTCCCAACGGGAAACTATCCGTTCTGCTGATTTCGGAAAGTGGGAAAATAACCTTTCAAGCGTGA
- the cobM gene encoding precorrin-4 C(11)-methyltransferase produces MSKNTLNILVVSASSLSLARKIRDEYPGKTVIYCREADNDIEPVTSFKELTGNLFDKSETIVFIGAMGICVRSIAPYIKSKYTDPAVICLDSTGKYVVSVLSGHIGGANELTHELARILDAEAVVTTQSDNQGLWALDTFAKQYGWEQDVYNPQEGIISFFQTDFEKIDEETFNASREKAMNECVARFVNCRPTALLLDIRTKETDYMKETCPPHVDVFYKYKDIDLEKYELLITVSPTYYHKSPIPCLSFFPKVLHLGIGCKKGLTDMKSVLTDLYICSIFYRFNLKSIADVSSIDLKKEEPILKELADTYLRSPFKTYPAEVLDKIPVPHPSSTVKKATGSGSVAEAAAILSAEGGPLLVGKQKGQTKDFTYAIAISKSAIQDEEDSQQKGKQGHGHIEIVGAGPGDPELISIRGRRMLENADLILYAGSLVPKELTLCAKKGSTIRSSADMNLEEQFALIKKFYDKGKFIVRLHTGDPCIYGAIQEQMAFFDRYGMSYHITPGISSFQAAAAALRSQFTIPEKVQTIILTRGEGRTPMPEKEQLHKLAASQSTMCIFLSAGIAGQVQKELLEHYPPTTPVAACYKLTWKDERIYRGELKDLEQIVKENNLTLTTLLVVGDAIDNRTGVSRLYAEEFKHLYRR; encoded by the coding sequence ATGTCTAAAAATACACTGAACATTCTTGTGGTTTCGGCAAGTAGTCTGTCGTTAGCACGCAAAATCCGGGACGAATATCCAGGCAAAACTGTCATCTATTGTAGAGAAGCAGATAACGACATCGAACCAGTCACCTCTTTCAAAGAGCTGACTGGCAATCTTTTCGATAAATCGGAAACGATTGTGTTTATCGGGGCGATGGGTATCTGCGTACGGAGTATCGCTCCCTACATCAAGAGCAAGTACACGGACCCGGCAGTCATCTGCCTCGACAGTACCGGCAAATATGTCGTATCGGTACTATCCGGTCATATCGGTGGGGCGAACGAACTGACACATGAATTGGCCCGCATACTGGACGCCGAAGCGGTTGTCACGACACAGAGTGACAACCAGGGACTTTGGGCACTGGACACCTTCGCGAAACAATATGGCTGGGAACAGGATGTCTACAACCCACAAGAAGGCATAATCAGTTTCTTCCAAACCGATTTCGAGAAGATAGACGAGGAAACGTTTAATGCATCGAGGGAAAAGGCCATGAACGAATGTGTCGCCCGTTTCGTCAACTGTCGACCGACCGCCCTCCTGCTCGATATTCGCACGAAGGAGACGGACTATATGAAGGAAACCTGTCCCCCGCACGTCGATGTCTTTTATAAATATAAAGATATCGACCTCGAAAAATACGAGCTGCTGATCACGGTCAGTCCCACTTACTACCACAAATCCCCTATCCCCTGCCTATCATTCTTCCCGAAAGTGCTTCACTTAGGTATCGGATGTAAAAAGGGATTGACAGACATGAAGTCCGTCCTCACGGACCTGTATATCTGCTCCATTTTCTACAGGTTCAACCTGAAGAGCATAGCCGACGTCTCCTCCATCGACCTAAAGAAAGAAGAACCGATATTAAAGGAACTGGCAGACACCTACCTGCGCAGCCCGTTCAAGACCTATCCGGCAGAGGTACTGGACAAAATCCCCGTACCCCATCCTTCTTCCACAGTAAAGAAAGCCACCGGGTCGGGAAGCGTCGCGGAGGCAGCGGCCATCCTGAGTGCGGAAGGAGGCCCATTATTGGTGGGAAAACAAAAGGGGCAGACGAAAGACTTCACTTATGCGATAGCCATCAGCAAATCGGCAATACAGGACGAAGAAGATAGTCAGCAAAAAGGGAAACAGGGACATGGACATATCGAAATTGTCGGAGCCGGACCGGGCGATCCAGAACTGATCTCCATCCGGGGCCGGCGGATGCTGGAAAATGCAGACCTGATCCTCTATGCCGGAAGCCTCGTCCCCAAAGAACTCACCCTATGCGCCAAGAAAGGATCGACGATTCGCAGTTCTGCCGACATGAACCTGGAAGAACAATTCGCCCTTATAAAAAAGTTCTATGACAAAGGGAAGTTCATCGTACGCTTGCACACAGGTGACCCCTGCATTTATGGGGCGATACAAGAACAGATGGCATTCTTCGACCGCTATGGCATGAGTTACCATATCACACCGGGAATCTCCTCGTTCCAAGCTGCTGCTGCAGCTCTCCGTTCCCAGTTCACTATTCCTGAAAAGGTGCAAACCATCATCCTGACGCGTGGTGAAGGACGTACCCCCATGCCGGAGAAAGAGCAGCTGCATAAACTAGCCGCCAGCCAAAGCACAATGTGCATCTTCCTGAGCGCCGGCATTGCCGGACAAGTCCAGAAAGAACTTCTGGAACATTACCCGCCAACGACACCGGTAGCCGCCTGCTACAAGTTGACCTGGAAAGACGAACGCATCTACCGAGGCGAATTGAAAGACCTGGAACAGATCGTAAAAGAAAACAATCTGACACTGACGACCTTGTTAGTCGTCGGTGATGCCATAGACAACCGCACGGGGGTATCACGTCTCTACGCCGAGGAGTTCAAACATCTGTACCGCCGTTAG
- the cbiE gene encoding precorrin-6y C5,15-methyltransferase (decarboxylating) subunit CbiE, whose protein sequence is MRTQEIVEAYGKTHIYMIGMDDNPQPKHIEVIIKNVKHDNIFSGGKRHYEIVKPFLPADAVWIEIKAPINAVLAEYSRLIQEGKVIVSFVSGDPFFFGFASTIRKNLLGVGMKVFPYFNSLQMFAHHEQIPYENMHAVSVTGRPWHELDRALLEYRPLIGVLTDRVHTPRAIAKRMMEYHLDRDYTMWVAEHLGNPKKEKIYKIYSIEEISEMSFTNPNCVLLMKAPNCALQRPALGIPDTKFILLNDRTKMITKAPIRVIDLSLLELHNSRYFWDIGACTGSVSIEARRQYPHLDIQAFEVRKECENIIRANTRLHSAPGIDLRIGNFLNLSIEKNTIVDAVFIGGHGGKLKEIIRKVASHLNSLNGKIVFNSVSEESSKLFREAVAENGLKLHSEINITLDSNNPITILCATGKNYV, encoded by the coding sequence ATGAGAACTCAAGAAATTGTAGAAGCTTACGGCAAAACGCACATCTATATGATCGGGATGGACGACAATCCACAGCCTAAGCATATAGAAGTCATTATCAAAAATGTCAAACACGACAACATCTTCTCCGGAGGGAAGCGGCATTACGAAATTGTGAAACCATTCCTACCCGCCGATGCGGTATGGATCGAAATCAAGGCTCCAATAAATGCCGTCCTTGCAGAATACAGCCGGTTGATCCAGGAAGGCAAAGTGATCGTCTCCTTCGTTTCGGGAGACCCGTTCTTTTTCGGCTTCGCTTCCACCATCCGGAAAAACCTTTTAGGAGTAGGCATGAAAGTGTTTCCCTACTTCAACTCATTGCAGATGTTCGCACACCATGAACAAATTCCGTATGAGAACATGCACGCCGTGTCCGTTACCGGACGACCATGGCACGAACTCGACCGGGCGTTGCTGGAATACCGACCGCTGATCGGTGTGCTAACCGACCGTGTCCATACGCCCAGGGCTATAGCCAAGAGGATGATGGAATATCATCTGGACAGGGATTACACCATGTGGGTAGCCGAACATTTAGGCAACCCGAAGAAAGAGAAAATCTATAAAATCTACTCGATCGAGGAAATCAGCGAAATGAGTTTCACCAATCCAAACTGTGTTCTGCTAATGAAGGCTCCAAACTGCGCATTACAACGACCAGCCTTAGGCATACCTGACACGAAATTTATCTTGCTGAATGACCGGACAAAAATGATTACCAAAGCACCGATACGAGTGATAGACCTAAGCCTGTTAGAACTGCATAACAGCCGCTACTTCTGGGATATCGGCGCCTGTACCGGCTCGGTTTCAATCGAAGCGCGGCGCCAGTATCCTCATCTAGATATCCAAGCTTTTGAAGTGCGGAAAGAGTGCGAGAACATCATCCGGGCAAACACACGGCTGCACAGCGCTCCAGGCATAGACCTGCGTATTGGTAACTTCCTCAATCTGTCAATCGAAAAGAACACGATTGTCGATGCAGTCTTTATCGGCGGTCATGGCGGCAAGCTGAAAGAAATCATCCGCAAGGTAGCTTCCCACTTGAACAGTCTGAACGGCAAGATCGTTTTTAACTCCGTTTCAGAAGAAAGCAGCAAGCTCTTCCGGGAGGCGGTTGCAGAAAACGGTCTGAAACTACATTCAGAAATAAACATTACGCTCGATTCCAATAATCCTATTACAATCCTTTGCGCAACGGGTAAAAATTATGTCTAA